The genomic DNA ACGAAAGCTGAAAGACACGGGCGTGAAACTATCGGTGATTGCTCGTGGTATCTCTGTTGGTGACGAACTTGAATATACTGATGAGGTGACGTTGGGCAGAAGTATTCTGAACCGTACACCGCTTGACTCTTAATCATGACTATGGACAAAACAAGAAAAATACTCCTTTCTGAGCTTATTGGCTCTGCGTTTATCACATTACTGATTATCGCTGTGTATGAGCTTGAACTGCTTTTGCCTGGCGGATGGGCAGATATTGAGAGCACGAATATGGTCACCACGCAATTCTTAATGCAGTTGCTGACCCTTGCTGTCATCCCCCTGTCGCTTTTCCTTTTCAAGATTGGATACGTGCGTTCCGACTTGCATACGGACGAGAGCCACGTCAGTCGCAAGCTCCTCTTTTGGGGTAGCGTACGAATGATGATGCTTTGCATACCGATGATACTCAACACCTTCTTCTACTATGCCTTCGGGGATAACGTAAGTTTCTTCTATCTTGCCGTTATCTTGGCATTGAGCCTATGCTTCGTCTATCCCAGCAAGAAGCGTTGCGAACACGAATGTGCGATGGATAATTCAAAGCAGGAGTAAATGAAGCTAAGCGTTGTCATCGTTAATTATAACGTAAAATACTATCTCGAACAGTGTTTGAAGAGTCTTCAGCGTGCTTTGAAAGGCGTTGAAGCTGAGGTTTTTGTGGTTGACAATCATTCTCACGACGACTCTGTCACCTATCTTCGCAGCCGTTTCCCTGACGTACATTTTATTGCCAGCGCACACAACTTAGGTTTTGCTTGTGGCAATAATATTGCTATCCGACAGAGTAAGGGCGAGTATGTCTTACTATTAAACCCCGATACGGTTGTGGGTGAGGACGTTATCCGTGCGTCAATTGACTTTATGGACAACCATCCAAAAGCTGGAGGACTTGGCGTACAGATGCTTACGCACATTGGCGAACGTGCTTTGGAGAGCCGTCGTGGCTTGCCTTCTCCCCTGGTTTCGTTCTATAAGATGATAGGACTTTGCAAACACTTCCCACAGAACGACCACTTTGCACATTATTATATGGGTAGTCTGCCGTGGGACGAACCAGGCAAGATTGAGGTTATTAGTGGTGCTTACTGCTTCCTGCGTAAGACAGCCTTAGACAAGATAGGATTATTAGATGAGGATTACTTTATGTATGGCGAGGATGTCGACCTGAGCTATCGACTGCTGAAAGCCGGTTTTGAAAACTGGTATCTGCCTGTGCGCATCCTGCACTATAAGGGCGAGAGCACACAGAAGTCCAGCTTCCGATATGTCCACGTCTTCTATGATGCCATGCTCATCTTCTTCCGCAAGCATTATGGCGGTATGAACGCATTGTGGCGACTGCCCATAAAGACGGCTATCTATATGAAAGCCCTTGGCTCACTGATAGGTACAACCATCCGCGCAACGCGAAAGAAGTTGGGATTTCGCATATCAATAGCCAAGTCGTTCCCTCATTATATATTTGCGGTAGGTGAAGACGTGGTAGAAAAATGTCAACATCTTGCAACCGATAATGCCTTGGTGGCAGAGTATCGGGTGACGGAGAAGGACGATTTAGAACGAACGCATACCGAACTGATTAAACAGTTTGGTGGAAAGGGTAAGAACTACTGCATCGTCTATGACACCGAACTCTTCAGCTATCAAGACATTCTGAACGTCTTTGCTCAACAGCCCTTGCAGAATATTCATATTGGTTTCTACCACAAGAAGGAAAACAGAATCATCACCATGATGGAAGTGATAGGAGATTAAAATATGGAAAAGAAACAGCACGTGAAAGTAAGATTGAGAGCGATGG from Prevotella melaninogenica includes the following:
- a CDS encoding glycosyltransferase family 2 protein; the encoded protein is MKLSVVIVNYNVKYYLEQCLKSLQRALKGVEAEVFVVDNHSHDDSVTYLRSRFPDVHFIASAHNLGFACGNNIAIRQSKGEYVLLLNPDTVVGEDVIRASIDFMDNHPKAGGLGVQMLTHIGERALESRRGLPSPLVSFYKMIGLCKHFPQNDHFAHYYMGSLPWDEPGKIEVISGAYCFLRKTALDKIGLLDEDYFMYGEDVDLSYRLLKAGFENWYLPVRILHYKGESTQKSSFRYVHVFYDAMLIFFRKHYGGMNALWRLPIKTAIYMKALGSLIGTTIRATRKKLGFRISIAKSFPHYIFAVGEDVVEKCQHLATDNALVAEYRVTEKDDLERTHTELIKQFGGKGKNYCIVYDTELFSYQDILNVFAQQPLQNIHIGFYHKKENRIITMMEVIGD